One Salinimonas marina DNA segment encodes these proteins:
- the atpG gene encoding F0F1 ATP synthase subunit gamma codes for MASGKEIKGKIGSIKNTQKITSAMEMVAASKMKKAQERMSTGRPYAQNMLKVIGHIANGNLEYRHPYLEERDVKRVGYIVISTDRGLCGGLNTNEFKRVTQEIKSWRDKDVEVDFAALGAKACAFFKRFGGNLLAAESGMGDAPTVSDVVGVVRVMLKAYDEGKLDRIYLVFNDFVNTMTQTPVVNQLLPLPKSEDENYQHRWDYIYEPDPKEILESLMVRYIESQVYQGVVENAASEQAARMVAMKAATDNAGNLIDDLQLVYNKARQAAITQEISEIVSGAAAV; via the coding sequence ATGGCCAGCGGTAAAGAGATAAAAGGTAAGATTGGGAGTATTAAAAATACTCAAAAAATTACCAGTGCTATGGAAATGGTTGCCGCGTCGAAAATGAAAAAGGCGCAGGAACGTATGTCCACCGGACGTCCATACGCACAGAACATGCTTAAAGTGATTGGTCACATTGCAAACGGTAACCTCGAATACCGTCACCCTTACCTTGAAGAGCGTGACGTGAAGCGGGTTGGCTACATTGTCATTTCTACTGACCGCGGACTTTGCGGTGGTTTAAATACCAACGAGTTTAAGCGTGTTACCCAGGAGATTAAATCCTGGAGAGACAAAGACGTAGAAGTCGACTTTGCAGCCTTAGGCGCAAAAGCGTGTGCCTTTTTTAAACGGTTTGGTGGCAACTTGCTTGCGGCAGAATCGGGCATGGGCGACGCCCCCACAGTAAGTGATGTCGTGGGTGTGGTTCGGGTCATGCTTAAAGCATACGACGAAGGCAAGTTAGATCGGATTTATCTGGTATTTAATGACTTCGTGAACACCATGACGCAAACGCCAGTGGTCAATCAATTACTGCCTTTGCCAAAGTCAGAAGACGAAAATTATCAGCATCGCTGGGACTACATTTACGAGCCCGACCCGAAAGAAATTCTGGAGTCGCTGATGGTTCGTTACATTGAGTCTCAGGTATATCAGGGTGTGGTAGAAAATGCTGCTTCCGAGCAGGCCGCACGAATGGTGGCTATGAAAGCCGCCACCGATAACGCAGGCAATCTTATTGATGATCTGCAACTGGTATACAACAAGGCACGTCAGGCTGCAATCACACAAGAAATCAGTGAGATTGTAAGCGGCGCCGCGGCGGTGTAG
- the atpA gene encoding F0F1 ATP synthase subunit alpha: MQLNSTEIAELIKKRIEQFNVTSEARNEGTIVAVTDGIIRIHGLADVKQGEMIELPGSRYAIALNLERDSVGAVVMGPYADLTEGTKVQSTGRILEVPVGRALLGRVVNTLGEPIDGKGSIDAAGFEPVEKIAPGVIERQSVDQPVQTGYKSVDAMVPVGRGQRELIIGDRQTGKTAMAVDAIINQKGTGIKCVYVAVGQKASTIANVVRKLEEHGAMEHTIVVAASASESAALQYLAPYSGCTMGEFFRDRGEDALIIYDDLSKQAVAYRQISLLLKRPPGREAYPGDVFYLHSRLLERAARVNEHFVEKFTNGEVKGKTGSLTALPIIETQAGDVSAFVPTNVISITDGQIFLETDLFNAGIRPAVNAGVSVSRVGGSAQTKIIKKLGGGIRLALAQYRELAAFSQFASDLDEATREQLEHGERVTELMKQKQYSPLSIADMGVSLFAVEKGFLKDVALDKILDFESALHSYMNSDHAELMNTINESGNYNDDIAAQLSDALKKFKETQTW; the protein is encoded by the coding sequence ATGCAACTTAATTCCACTGAAATTGCAGAACTGATCAAAAAAAGAATTGAACAGTTCAATGTAACCAGTGAAGCACGTAACGAAGGTACTATCGTTGCGGTTACCGACGGTATTATCCGGATTCATGGCCTTGCCGATGTTAAACAGGGCGAGATGATCGAGCTTCCTGGTAGTCGTTATGCAATTGCACTAAACCTTGAGCGAGACTCAGTTGGTGCGGTTGTGATGGGTCCCTATGCGGATCTGACCGAAGGAACAAAAGTACAATCAACCGGCCGTATTCTGGAAGTTCCAGTAGGTCGTGCCCTGCTTGGCCGTGTGGTAAACACACTGGGTGAGCCTATTGATGGTAAAGGTTCAATCGATGCTGCTGGCTTTGAGCCGGTTGAAAAGATTGCCCCTGGGGTTATCGAACGTCAGTCAGTTGACCAGCCAGTACAAACTGGTTACAAGTCTGTTGATGCGATGGTTCCGGTTGGCCGTGGCCAGCGTGAGCTGATCATCGGTGACCGTCAGACCGGTAAAACTGCTATGGCAGTCGATGCCATCATCAACCAAAAAGGTACAGGCATTAAATGTGTGTACGTAGCGGTTGGTCAAAAGGCCTCTACCATTGCCAACGTAGTACGTAAGCTGGAAGAACATGGCGCGATGGAGCACACCATTGTGGTGGCAGCATCAGCATCTGAGTCTGCGGCATTGCAGTACCTGGCGCCGTATTCAGGCTGTACCATGGGCGAGTTTTTCCGTGACCGTGGTGAAGATGCTCTGATTATCTACGATGACCTGTCTAAACAAGCCGTGGCGTATCGTCAGATTTCATTGTTGCTTAAACGTCCACCAGGTCGTGAAGCCTATCCGGGTGATGTTTTCTATCTTCACTCGCGTCTGCTAGAGCGTGCGGCCCGTGTAAACGAGCACTTTGTTGAAAAATTCACTAACGGTGAAGTGAAAGGCAAAACCGGTTCCTTGACCGCGCTGCCAATCATTGAAACCCAGGCTGGTGACGTTTCTGCGTTCGTACCAACCAACGTTATCTCAATCACCGATGGTCAGATCTTCTTAGAAACTGACCTGTTTAACGCAGGTATTCGTCCTGCGGTTAACGCCGGTGTTTCAGTATCGCGGGTAGGTGGTTCAGCACAAACCAAGATCATCAAAAAGCTGGGCGGTGGTATTCGTCTGGCACTGGCACAGTATCGTGAACTGGCTGCGTTCTCACAGTTTGCTTCTGACCTTGATGAAGCAACCCGTGAACAGCTTGAACACGGCGAACGTGTAACTGAGCTGATGAAGCAGAAGCAATATTCCCCACTGTCTATTGCTGATATGGGTGTGTCTCTGTTCGCCGTTGAAAAGGGCTTCCTGAAAGACGTCGCACTGGACAAGATTCTTGATTTTGAATCTGCACTGCATTCATACATGAACAGCGATCACGCTGAGCTGATGAACACTATCAATGAGTCTGGTAACTACAACGACGACATTGCTGCGCAATTAAGTGATGCTTTGAAAAAATTCAAAGAAACACAAACGTGGTAA
- the atpH gene encoding F0F1 ATP synthase subunit delta, whose amino-acid sequence MSELTTVARPYAKAAFDFAVEHNTVAQWQDMLVFAGQVAQNDDMHQVLTGAIAPEALAEIFINVCGEQLDQNGQNLIKVLAENERLVALPIISELFDKFKADYDKVIEVDITSATELTAQQQSQISATLEERLARKVKLNCNVDSALVAGFVVKAGDTVIDGSVKSKLERLADTLQA is encoded by the coding sequence ATGTCTGAATTGACAACCGTTGCTCGTCCTTACGCTAAAGCTGCTTTCGATTTCGCAGTCGAGCACAACACTGTTGCCCAATGGCAAGATATGCTGGTATTTGCTGGCCAGGTAGCTCAGAACGACGACATGCACCAGGTATTAACTGGTGCTATCGCCCCTGAGGCTCTGGCAGAGATATTTATCAATGTGTGTGGTGAACAACTCGACCAAAACGGTCAGAACCTGATTAAGGTTCTGGCAGAAAATGAACGTTTGGTTGCCTTACCAATCATTAGCGAACTGTTTGATAAATTTAAAGCCGACTATGACAAAGTCATTGAGGTGGATATTACATCAGCAACTGAGCTAACCGCTCAGCAACAGTCGCAAATATCGGCAACATTAGAAGAACGTTTGGCACGTAAAGTGAAGCTTAATTGTAATGTAGATTCTGCCCTGGTGGCTGGCTTTGTAGTAAAAGCTGGCGATACAGTAATTGACGGTTCAGTTAAATCAAAACTGGAACGTCTGGCCGATACGTTACAAGCATAA